The Amblyomma americanum isolate KBUSLIRL-KWMA chromosome 6, ASM5285725v1, whole genome shotgun sequence genome has a window encoding:
- the LOC144136467 gene encoding uncharacterized protein LOC144136467 isoform X1 gives MHRGMDIPTAPVAPVWCLPGQGRERAKFIPMVQPLLVGCHSTHQSHPDSNLGERRTYHGGGDLVPLLDTRFHDPYQPRAGLSVTAIPETIFGTACYWILGDFWRFLDTRRFV, from the exons ATGCACCGTGGCATGGACATCCCAACTGCACCTGTGGCACCAGTCTGGT GTCTGCCTGGCCAGGGCAGGGAGAGAGCCAAGTTCATTCCTATGGTGCAGCCCCTGCTGGTGGGATGTCATTCCACCCACCAGTCGCATCCGGACTCCAACCTTGGAGAGAGGAGAACCTACCACGGAGGTGGCGACCTAGTACCTCTCCTGGACACCCGTTTCCATGACCCGTACCAACCACGAGCCGGGTTGTCGGTTACGGCGATTCCAGAAACGATTTTTGGGACTGCTTGCTACTGGATTCTGGGAGATTTTTGGCGGTTTCTGGACACGAGGAGGTTTGTATGA
- the LOC144136467 gene encoding uncharacterized protein LOC144136467 isoform X2, whose product MSRLNPGKPGLPGQGRERAKFIPMVQPLLVGCHSTHQSHPDSNLGERRTYHGGGDLVPLLDTRFHDPYQPRAGLSVTAIPETIFGTACYWILGDFWRFLDTRRFV is encoded by the exons ATGTCGAGGCTTAATCCAGGGAAGCCAG GTCTGCCTGGCCAGGGCAGGGAGAGAGCCAAGTTCATTCCTATGGTGCAGCCCCTGCTGGTGGGATGTCATTCCACCCACCAGTCGCATCCGGACTCCAACCTTGGAGAGAGGAGAACCTACCACGGAGGTGGCGACCTAGTACCTCTCCTGGACACCCGTTTCCATGACCCGTACCAACCACGAGCCGGGTTGTCGGTTACGGCGATTCCAGAAACGATTTTTGGGACTGCTTGCTACTGGATTCTGGGAGATTTTTGGCGGTTTCTGGACACGAGGAGGTTTGTATGA